One Bombus pyrosoma isolate SC7728 linkage group LG7, ASM1482585v1, whole genome shotgun sequence genomic window carries:
- the LOC122568922 gene encoding CCR4-NOT transcription complex subunit 1 isoform X1 yields MNLDSLSFTLSQISYLVTNLNKKNFRDSCQEISVLVQWKGLEADRHLLRSLLSCIDFSTGESPELSARDYFQVQLLKQECTNLLSKPSFISNLCFAIDHPFHQQKTLNPSPKFFLRLKKALGLTLVQEVAFAIALLHSENTEIRTLALEHVQKQLPELITNYINSETSNRHHEEGLHDSLPEVLHLILSQAFHSANQFGLSSEAKEKFLKNLRRDFPRELVPVVLAPLLYPDNGETPQTKIELNMAVNQMDGNSLVELIMELGYGFTNSVEECRSALAGLGTREISPTCAARVLGHMARSCSSLDDAGGLQSFWGNSGATQDANKEKSSDNAAPTTWNVEVFVQALKEIQSTLSWNEVIVKLDHAEFVIKDRQGLNLLITGLRLGLQHQGYPPDMFPVELFYRHWDNIEGQFSLVQQILKCPDIFCFADYPYHSVTVDVLKAAPESDSKEAQTWRSLNVVELLLHMAERGLYGPVQEIFKWPIQHCPDVLVLALLQISAPITILRQELLSTLMPIFLGNHPNSAVILHHAWHGNTVKIKSIIMHAMAEWYIRGDHDQTRLSRILDVAQDLKALTHLLTAQSYPFVIDLACLASRREYLKLEKWLTDKIREQGEVFVTACVKFLQRRCPQVMGPGIKEDLTVPKASQLPQETLTTMLACLQVCAGSVSQECSEAIMTMVQNCSLMLSKSTMSRPPPPGVLRHRGLEPFNPATLGGQLFSSKQVDPLGNLSSSLASMGLGSSLGPPSSSAFNLSGALGPLVSAPGSPSRLMGPSPSPFPMLPLSSQLHSGPVGTQGPSVLPGSTTIGGLGRLGPPTGIEKARIPETSNLFPDMAQNVSKEIEDEANSYFQRIYNHPPHPTLSIDEVLDMLKKFQDSGSKREREVFNCMLRNLFEEYRFFPQYPDKELQITAQLFGGIIERGLINSYMTLGLALRFVLDALRKPEGSKMYYFGITALDRFKSRLKDYQTYCEHVRAIQHFSEFPPHLIEYIEYGLQGQEPPTRPQGPVLPKSLAAMLAPVTTPYKTITTTTITTSTTQAKSSTTPTTSLSARPSIANATNIDTLLVATDKEEKITTPPEALQDKTAFIFNNLSQLNLQQKCDEIREIVTEEYWPWMAQYLVMKRASIELNFHALYSNFLDCLKLPEVYKMVTRETFRNIKVLLRSDKGIANFSDRSLLKNLGHWLGMLTLGRNKPILHIDIDLKSLLVEAYHKGQQELLYVVPFVAKVLESCAKSRVFRPPNPWTMAIMNVLAELHQEPDLKLNLKFEIEVLCKNLSIDVGELKPALYLKDPEKLRNLEYQLSHPNKKSESNNNQQQTQGPIEELVGPTTTGTIVPQTAPANTTPSLPTGPPEPRFNYMDISVTGIANISQHITINNNLPLFQTHPHLKQFVRPAVERAIQEWIHPVVDRSIKIALTTSEQIVRKDFALDPEEVRMRTAARHMVRNLTAGMAMITCRDQVLASISTNLKQAFLTAMMGTTPQQKELAEQAANVVAADNMELACAFVQKTAIEKAIPEMDKRLLNEIELRKIARQEGRRYCDPLLKYQAERMPEQIRLKVGGVTPQQMAVYEEFARNIPGFLPLSERDTQALLMPKPVTEPTVTAFAANPAVAVATAQQVAAYAAAVSNDEVGAMLEKLAAEVEVLLAAMGPVAPPPQHAALHSLLDSIILTRRSRDAGAAMTLLKKAVEGLLDGPTISGVIDSEIILRYRELHLRILKCLQDPRAYGMQWTNKHITRCLTECREEFRYNFEAVDYLIRSHLISLPQYDLALAQAIDSGNSMATAFAMQLVQLYLIDERQTTHVAESDLFHTIEILARIAHHRAPPEGILLFRLTNLIESLRVNHDTGVLADRAPAGPTAHIHSGILQVRARDFDDPPGLMEKTEYLLREWISMHHNPTHARDPTKAFGMFVHQMNIHGILKTDDLITRFFKLSTQMCVDSCYRALADTSAAISVVRAKCFHSLDAFVRLIALLVKHSGDSTNTHTKINLLNKVLGIVAGVLLQDQEMRGTDFQQLPYHRIFIMLFLELCAPEPVLEAINYQVLTAFCHTLHILRPAKASGFCYAWLDIVAHRVFIGRTLAITPQQKCWGMYAQLLIDLFKYLASYLRNTELAKPVITLYRGTIRVLLVLLHDFPEFLCEYHYGFCDVIPLNCTQMKNIVLSAYPRSMRLPDPFTPNLTVNLLQQATHTPRILTNFASMIQPLSFKKELDSYLKARAPVTFLSELRSNLQVSQDTGFRYNIPLMNALVLYVGTQAISFIRSKGHTPNMSAIAHSAHMDIFQNLAVDLDTEGRYLFINAIMNQLRYPNTHTNYFSCTLLYLFVEANTQAIQEQITRVILERLVVNRPHPWGLLVTFVELIKNPTYKFWTHEFVHCAPEIEKLFDSIAHSCRNLKDLESIREPNIPE; encoded by the exons ATGAACCTGGACTCGTTGTCTTTTACTTTGTCACAAATCAGTTATTTGGTTAcgaatttaaataagaaaaattttcgaGACAGCTGCCAAGAAATATCAGTT CTGGTGCAGTGGAAGGGTTTGGAGGCAGACAGACATTTGCTGCGCTCTTTACTCTCGTGCATCGACTTTTCCACAGGAGAGTCACCAGAATTAAGTGCGAGAGATTACTTTCAAGTACAACTTCTAAAACAAGAGTGTACTAATCTTCTTAGCAaaccttcttttatttctaatctGTGCTTTGCTATAGACCATCCATTTCATCAACAAAAg ACTTTGAACCCATCACCAAAGttttttttacgtttaaaaAAGGCACTTGGGTTAACTCTGGTACAAGAAGTTGCATTTGCGATTGCATTGCTCCATTCTGAGAATACTGAAATTCGTACATTAGCTCTAGAGCACGTACAAAAACAGCTGCCTGAATtgataacaaattatattaattctgAAACAAGCAACAGACATCACGAAGAAGGATTGCACGATTCATTGCCTGAAGTTCTTCATCTTATATTGTCTCAAGCTTTTCATTCAGCCAATCAATTTGGCCTTTCATCtgaagcaaaagaaaaatttcttaagaaTTTGAGGCGCGATTTTCCCCGTGAGCTGGTACCAGTGGTGCTAGCACCACTCTTGTACCCAGACAACGGGGAAACTCCGCAAACCAAAATCGAACTAAACATGGCTGTTAATCAAAtg GATGGGAATTCTCTAGTAGAATTGATTATGGAATTAGGATATGGATTTACTAACAGTGTTGAAGAATGTCGGTCGGCTTTAGCTGGTTTAGGGACTCGAGAAATATCTCCAACATGCGCAGCAAGAGTTTTAGGTCATATGGCACGTAGCTGTAGTAGTCTTGATGATGCTGGAGGATTACAATCATTTTGGGGTAACTCAGGAGCTACACAAGATGCAAATAAGGAAAAATCAAGTGATAATGCTGCTCCTACTACATGGAATGTTGAAGTTTTTGTTCAAgctttaaaagaaatt CAATCAACATTATCTTGGAATGAAGTGATAGTTAAGCTAGATCACGCAGAATTTGTTATCAAAGATAGACAAGGATTGAATTTGTTGATCACAGGATTAAGGTTGGGATTGCAACATCAAGGATATCCTCCAGATATGTTTCCTGTGGAACTTTTTTATCGTCATTGGGATAACATAGAAGGACAGTTTTCTCTAGtgcaacaaattttaaagtgccctgatatattttgtttcgCTGATTATCCATATCATTCTGTAACTGTTGATGTATTGAAAGCAGCACCAGAGAGTGACAGTAAGGAAGCACAAACTTGGAGGTCCTTAAATGTAGTTGAATTACTCTTGCATATGGCAGAAAGAGGACTGTATGGACCAgttcaagaaatatttaaatggcCCATTCAACACTGCCCTGATGTTCTTGTATTAGCATTATTACAAATTAGTGCTCCTATTACAATACTTAGACAAGAATTACTTAGTACATTAATGCCTATTTTTCTTGGGAATCATCCAAATTCAGCTGTTATTCTACATCATGCATGGCATGGAAATacagttaaaataaaatctattattatGCATGCTATGGCAGAATGGTATATACGTGGAGATCACGATCAAACAAGACTATCTCGTATTCTTGATGTTGCTCAAGACCTCAAAGCATTAACTCATTTATTGACTGCTCAATCATATCCATTTGTTATTGATCTAGCCTGTTTGGCTTCAAgaagagaatatttaaaattagaaaaatggtTGACTGATAAAATTAGAGAACAAGGAGAAGTTTTTGTTACTGCTTGTGTAAAGTTTTTACAAAGACGTTGTCCTCAAGTAATGGGACCTGGTATAAAGGAAGATCTTACAGTACCAAAAGCAAGTCAACTTCCACAAGAAACACTAACAACAATGCTTGCTTGTTTGCAAGTATGCGCTGG aagTGTATCTCAAGAATGTTCTGAGGCAATAATGACAATGGTACAAAATTGTAGTCTAATGTTGAGTAAAAGTACAATGAGTAGACCTCCACCACCAGGAGTTTTACGACATCGTGGATTGGAACCTTTTAATCCAGCAACTTTGGGAGGACAG ttgttttcttcaaaacaAGTGGATCCGCTTGGAAATTTAAGTTCAAGTCTTGCATCTATGGGCTTGGGTTCCAGTCTTGGTCCACCAAGTAGTTCTGCATTTAATTTATCAGGTGCACTTGGACCTTTAGTATCAGCACCTGGCTCTCCTTCTCGTCTCATGGGACCTTCTCCAAGTCCATTTCCGATGTTACCATTATCTTCACAGTTGCATTCAGGACCAGTTGGTACGCAAGGACCATCTGTTTTACCTGGAAGTACAACAATCGGAGGATTAGGACGACTTGGACCACCAACAGGCATTGAAAAAGCAAGAATACCTGAAACATCGAACTTATTTCCTGATATGGCACAAAATGTTTccaaagaaattgaagatgaAGCAAACAGTTACTTTCAACGAATATACAACCATCCGCCACATCCTACCTTATCAATTGATGAAGTTCTtgatatgttaaaaaaatttcaagattctggtagtaaaagagagagagaagtatTCAACTGTATGTTGCGAAACTTATTTGAGGAATATCGATTTTTTCCTCAATACCCAGATAAAGAGTTGCAAATTACGGCACAATTATTCGGAGGAATTATCGAAAGAGGATTGATTAATAGCTATATGACACTTGGATTAGCTCTGAGATTTGTATTGGATGCACTTAGGAAACCAGAAGGCAGCAAGATGTATTACTTTGGCATAACAGCTCTGGATCGGTTCAAAAGCCGTTTAAAAGACTACCAAACATACTGTGAGCACGTCAGGGCAATTCAACATTTCAGTGAGTTCCCACCACATTTAATTGAGTATATAGAATATGGATTACAGGGGCAGGAGCCTCCCACAAGACCTCAAGGTCCAGTCCTCCCAAAATCTTTAGCAGCTATGCTGGCACCAGTTACTACACCATATAAAACTAttacaacaacaacaataacgaCAAGCACTACTCAAGCGAAATCATCCACGACTCCAACCACCTCTCTCTCAGCCAga cCTTCTATTGCTAATGCAACAAACATTGATACGTTATTAGTAGCAAccgataaagaagaaaagataacGACACCTCCAGAAGCTTTACAAGATAAAACAGCATTCATCTTCAATAATCTTAGTCAActtaatttacaacaaaaatGTGACGAAATTCGAGAAATTGTCACAGAAGAGTATTGGCCTTGGATGGCTCAGTATTTAGTAATGAAACGTGCAAgcatagaattaaatttccatgctttatattcaaattttctggACTGCTTGAAATTACCAGAAGTGTACAAAATGGTTACTAGAGAAACATTTAGAAACATAAAGGTTCTATTACGGAGTGATAAAGGAATAGCGAATTTTTCTGATCGttcacttttaaaaaatttaggTCATTGGCTAGGAATGTTAACTCTTGGCAGAAATAAACCGATTTTACACATTGATATAGATCTAAAAAGTTTACTTGTCGAAGCATACCACAAAGGTCAACAAGAACTTCTTTATGTCGTTCCATTTGTTGCTAAAGTACTTGAAAGTTGTGCAAAAAGTCGTGTCTTTCGTCCACCTAATCCTTGGACGATGGCAATTATGAATGTATTAGCAGAATTACATCAAGAACCTGAcctaaaattgaatttaaaattcgaGATAGAAGTATTATGCAAAAATTTAAGCATTGATGTAGGTGAATTAAAACCTGcgctttatttaaaagatcCAGAAAAATTACGGAACTTAGAATATCAGCTATCACATCCTAATAAAAAGTCTGAATCAAACAACAATCAGCAACAAACACAAGGTCCTATTGAAGAATTGGTTGGCCCTACTACAACCGGAACTATTGTTCCACAAACAGCTCCAGCAAATACAACACCATCTTTACCTACTGGTCCACCAGAGCCGCGCTTTAATTATATGGATATTTCTGTAACAGGGATTGCTAATATTTCTCAACATATCaccattaataataatttgccaTTATTCCAAACGCATCCACATTTGAAACAGTTTGTTCGTCCAGCTGTTGAAAGAGCAATTCAAGAATGGATTCATCCTGTagttgatcgatcgatcaaaataGCTCTAACTACTAGCGAACAAATTGTGAGAAAAGACTTTGCATTAGATCCAGAAGAAGTTCGAATGAGAACAGCGGCAAGACATATGGTTCGTAATTTAACCGCTGGAATGGCTATGATTACTTGCCGTGATCAAGTTTTGGCGTCAATTAgtacaaatttaaaacaagCTTTTTTAACTGCAATGATGGGCACAACCCCACAACAAAAAGAACTTGCAGAACAAGCAGCTAATGTAGTAGCTGCTGATAATATGGAACTTGCTTGCGCATTTGTACAAAAAACAGCTATTGAAAAGGCAATTCCAGAAATGGATAAACGTTTattgaatgaaattgaattacgaaaaattgcacgacaagaaggaagaagatatTGCGATCCATTACTTAAATATCAAGCTGAGAGAATGCCTGAACAAATAAGACTAAAAGTTGGCGGAGTGACGCCTCAACAAATGGCTGTTTATGAAGAATTTGCGAGAAATATTCCAGGATTCTTACCACTATCTGAACGAGACACACAAGCTTTGTTAATGCCAAAACCTGTTACA GAACCTACTGTAACTGCATTTGCTGCTAATCCAGCAGTTGCAGTAGCGACGGCACAACAAGTTGCTGCATATGCAGCAGCCGTGAGTAACGATGAAGTTGGAGCTATGTTAGAAAAACTTGCAGCTGAAGTTGAAGTATTGCTTGCTGCAATGGGTCCAGTTGCACCTCCTCCACAACATGCTGCTCTTCACAGTCTCTTAGATTCTATTATCCTAACACGAAGGTCAAGAGATGCAGGCGCTGCTATGACATTacttaaaaaa GCTGTAGAAGGTTTATTAGATGGCCCTACCATTAGTGGTGTAATAGATTCAGAAATTATATTGCGATATAGAGAACTTCatttacgtattttaaaatgtttacaaGATCCACGTGCCTATGGCATGCAATGGACAAACAAACACATTACTCGGTGTTTAACTGAGTGTCGAGAAGAGTTTCGATACAACTTCGAAGCTGTCGATTATCTTATCAG GTCTCATTTAATTAGTCTTCCACAGTATGATTTAGCTTTGGCTCAAGCTATTGATTCTGGAAATTCTATGGCGACAGCATTTGCTATGCAGTTGGTGcaactttatttaattgatGAAAGACAAACTACACATGTTGCCGAATCTGACCTATTTCACACAATTGAAATACTTGCCCGAATAGCTCACCACAGAGCACCACCTGAAGG aattttactATTTAGACTGACAAATCTGATAGAATCATTGCGTGTAAATCATGACACAGGAGTATTAGCAGACAGAGCTCCTGCTGGCCCTACAGCGCATATTCATTCTGGAATTCTACAGGTGAGA GCTCGTGACTTTGACGATCCACCTGGATTGATGGAAAAGACGGAATATTTGTTACGCGAATGGATCTCAATGCATCATAATCCAACGCACGCTCGTGATCCCACGAAAGCTTTCGGAATGTTTGTTCATCAAATGAACATTCATGGAATCCTTAAGACAGACGATCTCATAACAAGATTCTTTAAATTGAGTACTCAGATGTGTGTCGATTCGTGTTATCGTGCTTTAGCTGATACAAGTGCTGCAATATCTGTTGTTCGTGCGAAATGTTTCCATTCGTTGGATGCTTTCGTTCGTTTGATTGCACTTCTGGTAAAACATTCTGGTGATAGCACAAACACTcatacgaaaattaatttactgaaCAAGGTTTTGGGAATCGTTGCTGGCGTATTACTACAGGATCAGGAAATGCGAGGAACTGATTTTCAACAATTGCCGTATCATAGAATTTTCATCATGCTTTTCTTGGAACTTTGCGCCCCTGAACCTGTATTGGAAGCAATAAATTATCAAGTATTAACTGCTTTCTGCCATACGCTACATATACTTAGACCGGCCAAAGCTTCAGGATTTTGTTACGCTTGGCTGGATATAGTTGCACACAGAGTTTTTATTGGACGTACGCTTGCGATTACACCACAACAAAAATGTTGGGGCATGTATGCGCAACTTTTAATTGATCTCTTTAAGTATCTTGCATCATACCTTCGAAACACGGAACTTGCAAAGcctgttattacgttatacagaGGAACAATTAGAGTACTATTAGTCTTATTACACGATTTTCCTGAATTTCTTTGTGAATATCATTATGGATTTTGTGATGTAATTCCACTTAATTGCACacagatgaaaaatattgttttaagcGCATATCCAAGAAGTATGCGGTTACCTGATCCATTCACGCCGAATTTAACAGTTAATCTGCTGCAGCAAGCAACACATACCCCCCGAATATTGACAAATTTTGCGTCTATGATACAGCCATTAAGTTTCAAAAAAGAACTTGATTCGTATTTAAAAGCGCGAGCTCCAGTTACTTTTCTTTCTGAATTGCGTAGTAATTTACAAGTATCTCAAGACACTGGTTTCCGCTATAATATTCCATTAATGAACGCTCTCGTACTTTATGTTGGGACACAAGctatatcttttattcgcAGTAAAGGACATACGCCTAACATGTCTGCTATCGCACACTCTGCACATATGGATATATTTCAAAACTTGGCAGTGGATCTTGATACAGAAGGtcgttatttattcataaatgcaATTATGAATCAGTTGCGGTATCCTAACACCCATACGAATTACTTCAGTTGTACACTTCTGTACTTGTTTGTTGAAGCCAATACGCAAGCGATACAAGAACAAATTACAAGAGTTATTCTTGAAAGACTTGTTGTAAATAGACCTCACCCATGGGGTCTTCTCGTTACTTTTGTTGAACTTATCAAAAATCCAACATACAAATTCTGGACGCATGAATTTGTTCACTGTGCAccagaaattgaaaa GTTATTCGATTCAATAGCTCATTCGTGTAGGAACCTAAAAGATTTAGAATCCATTCGGGAACCGAATATCCCAGAGTGA